In Plodia interpunctella isolate USDA-ARS_2022_Savannah chromosome 22, ilPloInte3.2, whole genome shotgun sequence, the following proteins share a genomic window:
- the LOC128679634 gene encoding protein piccolo-like: MAADSDGPGTAGGGSCGVVVTCEGDLSDPRFPARLRRLLRELRTLLAEPHPHTLKVNKVEPWNSVRVTLSVPRAAAARLRALAAAGAPQLRALGILSVQLDGDAAVSLRLQHGTELRINTDHDATTSRSQQNAELLSNLGGIGRLLEGEASTSAAEPPAPPRDNFKSPNTVCPMDGKIPVQLPTPPADRCEYPFGSMTHARVIHRKENTLGLSGPSSSIRPPTDVFVRPSTSSFPGPPPPYPQPTPAAPPPTPSPQPPAAPPTVAMSSPLLVNLLQNDAPAPQPRPKPPHPAKLERLDDGQVELAVGRPPFPRPLAERYRAPPPNVLLRPRAPGFPTEPPPYRAAPPPPAAAPPPPPPPQAAAARPRAQPAPRPPQPRFSVEDLQVLLPPSTTSMDQKTRSRFQEFQWFQQQYIATQRAAGAASWRSPPRDALELPELELDLLLPTLGGDLQLDDAISDLDPGAKLDQYHTLDSVLRDITAAQYSDSAPNQAATSQTQTVTQNVPSKSDLNVSESDFMPPPPVPQQSTSKTFPNTSQSAMNSNHTQYKVNAFSNTNDRSHVQTSMPPPMRLPVRATSSVATATVGSQASAQEIEEQSKQYLIKTLMRDDDVPPPKEQEKKVEEITVASCKVKENSTDTTPAPEVFGIAKSTIIEDDTKKEDDAKKRVIKKEKDEKLLLKGGNPKAGAKEKPSTLKDKIVKDAKKIAYPRPQVPKPTPLGNEAPKSPPGEKESIKLRLKLDKNEPVYKADVSFVNQQQKGEKPSEGEPRVPPLHISIRGPNSAVIKNSKKEKKKFSPGELHSKKIKIRKALEGEEKHRRDSEESSKSDTTENKTDEYLVKSIKLNNHYESDVVKTEIAGDNNVVYRMKSISKTAHIVTKTHDYKLNNKLPLDIKVKKKKLLNDTGKVVEKERDKEWRNDMLEKEGKYAQNEGYREANNHEAKKRLPSKDANCDKSSEGKVVQLEVSEGSELDNRLLKCYERTLSDDDNKLKRTLNESAITSPNGLLASEKKRKTSHSSCTVPDPPGSTNVGTSPPRGPASPRRRERPKDKSYCKLVAERDKFGNRSPNSQAQGEDSGIESMDALSEKSPNQASQSPPGPQRKERLDMPRSTSPASVQRIIGVIETTPASDELLERLSLSNSRPQYDPGPPDIDDLGDIEAALAEMHGDHVNGDDAPRRPPENERKEIKREATPILREDDKQNQPIDRLEVKEERKEESTEVKESPKKEDFDPLPSRKSPPLYTYSNQEKSAPEIELKEEKPPANGETEEHRTEEKPEPKIERIPLQAEFPDKSLLEQLLIEIPTQDYAGRRPESPSPSALERVARSSVRTRSSSKMNSPADGPKTPRLSPGVKTERSDSPANQPRNCLRGGSVDKTSPKTPVVPTPVKTATGAKRKRRESESSGASLVSEEGLSPAGRPRKKAKKLDGKLPAPVVPGKTKKDSDSDSDEPLICKVRGKTSKPIRPPVKVPPAAKGLEGVGTRRSGRYGAPPAAPPPAAPPSGAPAAPAAPAAPAAPAAPPPPTRRKTRSAVVEGVLTAGCVRRRRASRDGK, from the exons ATGGCAGCGGACAGCGATGGGCCAGGGACGGCTGGCGGCGGGTCGTGCGGCGTGGTAGTCACGTGCGAGGGCGACCTCTCCGACCCCCGCTTCCCCGCCCGCTTGCGGCGGCTGCTGCGGGAGCTCCGCACGCTGCTCGCGGAGCCCCATCCGCATACACTCAAAGTTAACAAG GTGGAGCCGTGGAACTCAGTTCGCGTGACGCTGTCGGTGccgcgcgcggcggcggctcGACTGCGGGCCCTCGCCGCGGCCGGGGCGCCCCAGCTCCGGGCCCTGGGCATCCTCTCGGTGCAGCTCGACGGCGACGCTGCCGTGTCCCTGAGGCTGCAGCACGGCACGGAGTTGAGGATCAACACCGACCACG ACGCGACCACCTCGCGCTCCCAACAAAATGCCGAGTTGCTGTCGAACCTCGGCGGCATCGGGCGGCTGCTCGAGGGCGAGGCCTCGACCAGCGCGGCGGAGCCCCCGGCGCCCCCGCGGGACAACTTCAAGAGCCCCAACACCGTATGTCCGATGGACGGCAAGATACCGGTGCAGTTGCCCACGCCGCCGGCGGATCGTTGCGAATATCCGTTTGGTAGTATGACGCATGCGAGGGTCATACATCGGAAGGAGAATACGCTTG GTCTAAGCGGGCCATCGAGCTCAATCCGACCACCGACCGACGTATTCGTCCGACCGTCGACCTCCTCGTTCCCCGGTCCCCCTCCCCCATACCCGCAGCCCACCCCGGCGGCGCCCCCGCCCACACCCTCGCCGCAGCCGCCGGCCGCCCCGCCCACAGTGGCCATGTCGTCGCCGCTGTTGGTCAATCTGCTGCAGAATGATGCGCCCGCGCCGCAACCCAGGCCGAAGCCCCCGCATCCGGCTAAGTTGGAACGCCTAGATGATGGACag GTGGAGCTGGCGGTGGGCCGGCCTCCGTTCCCGCGGCCGCTGGCGGAGCGCTACCGCGCGCCCCCGCCCAATGTCCTGCTGCGGCCTAGGGCTCCAG GTTTCCCAACAGAGCCTCCGCCGTACCGCGCGGCGCCACCTCCCCCCGCTGCGGCCCCTCCTCCCCCTCCCCCTCCCCAGGCGGCGGCCGCCCGCCCCCGAGCGCAGCCCGCCCCGCGCCCGCCCCAGCCGCGGTTCTCAGTGGAGGACCTGCAGGTGCTGTTGCCGCCCTCCACTACCAGCATGGACCAGAAAACGAGGTCGAGGTTTCAA GAGTTCCAGTGGTTCCAGCAGCAGTACATCGCGACGCAACGCGCGGCCGGCGCAGCCTCGTGGCGCTCGCCGCCGCGCGACGCGCTGGAGCTGCCGGAGCTGGAGCTGGATCTGCTGCTGCCCACGCTGGGCGGCGATCTGCAGCTCGACGACGCTATCTCCGACCTCGACCCCGGCGCCAAGCTGGACCAGTACCACACTCTGGACTCTGTGCTGCGCGACATCACCGCGGCCCAGTACTCGGACTCCGCTCCCAACCAGGCTGCGACTAGTCAGACCCAAACTGTGACCCAAAATGTGCCTTCTAAATCTGATTTGAACGTGAGCGAGTCCGACTTCATGCCTCCCCCTCCGGTGCCGCAGCAATCTACGTCTAAAACCTTCCCGAATACGAGTCAGAGTGCTATGAATAGTAACCATACGCAGTACAAAGTGAACGCGTTTTCGAATACGAACGATAGGAGTCATGTGCAGACGTCGATGCCGCCGCCGATGAGGCTGCCGGTTCGGGCGACGTCTTCGGTCGCGACGGCGACGGTCGGGTCCCAAGCTTCGGCGCAGGAAATCGAGGAACAGAGCAAGCAGTACCTGATCAAAACCCTCATGAGAGACGATGACGTCCCTCCGCCGAAGGAGCAGGAGAAGAAAGTAGAAGAAATCACCGTAGCAAGCTGTAAGGTCAAAGAGAATAGTACGGATACGACGCCCGCGCCTGAAGTGTTCGGCATCGCGAAGTCCACCATCATTGAGGATGACACTAAAAAGGAGGACGACGCGAAGAAGAGAGTGataaagaaagagaaagacgAGAAATTATTGCTGAAAGGGGGCAACCCCAAAGCTGGTGCTAAAGAAAAACCGTCGACCTTGAAGGACAAGATCGTGAAAGATGCCAAGAAAATTGCCTATCCCCGGCCGCAGGTGCCCAAACCTACGCCGCTGGGAAACGAAGCGCCGAAGTCGCCTCCCGGAGAGAAAGAGTCGATAAAATTAAGGCTAAAGTTGGATAAAAATGAGCCTGTATACAAAGCTGATGTGAGTTTTGTGAATCAGCAACAGAAAGGCGAGAAGCCATCGGAGGGCGAACCCAGAGTTCCACCGCTGCACATAAGCATAAGAGGTCCAAACTCAGCGGTCATTAAAAACTCGAAGAAAGAGAAGAAGAAGTTCAGCCCGGGGGAATTGcattcaaagaaaataaagatcaGGAAAGCGTTGGAGGGAGAGGAAAAACATAGGCGGGATTCGGAGGAATCATCGAAATCTGACACAACTGAAAATAAGACTGACGAGTATTTAGTCAAAAGCATAAAGCTGAACAATCATTATGAGAGTGATGTGGTCAAAACGGAAATCGCTGGGGATAATAACGTTGTGTACAGAATGAAAAGTATATCGAAAACCGCTCACATAGTCACCAAAACCCACGACTACAAACTGAACAACAAACTCCCTTTAGACATCAAAgttaagaaaaagaaattgttgaACGATACGGGGAAAGTCGTGGAGAAAGAGCGGGACAAAGAATGGCGGAACGACATGTTGGAAAAGGAGGGGAAATACGCCCAGAACGAAGGTTACAGAGAGGCCAACAACCACGAAGCTAAGAAAAGGTTACCAAGTAAAGATGCGAATTGTGATAAGTCCAGTGAAGGCAAAGTAGTGCAATTGGAAGTGAGTGAAGGTAGTGAGCTGGACAATCGGTTGCTCAAGTGCTACGAACGGACGCTAAGCGATGACGACAATAAACTTAAAAGGACACTAAACGAAAGTGCTATTACCTCACCTAACGGACTGCTCGCCTCGGAGAAGAAGAGGAAGACCAGCCATAGTTCCTGTACAG TTCCAGATCCGCCGGGGTCGACGAACGTGGGCACGTCGCCGCCGCGCGGGCCCGCGTCCCCGCGTCGCCGCGAGCGCCCCAAGGACAAGTCTTACTGCAAGCTCGTGGCTGAACGGGACAAGTTCGGCAACCGCTCCCCCAACTCCCAAGCCCAAGGCGAAGACTCTGGGATCGAATCTATGGACGCCCTGTCGGAAAAATCCCCCAATCAGGCCAGCCAATCCCCCCCCGGCCCCCAGAGAAAAGAACGACTGGATATGCCCCGGTCTACCAGCCCGGCTTCAGTTCAGAGGATAATAGGAGTGATCGAAACGACTCCGGCCTCCGATGAACTATTGGAACGACTATCTTTATCTAATAGTCGGCCACAGTACGATCCGGGTCCTCCAGATATAGACGATTTGGGTGATATAGAGGCCGCTTTGGCGGAGATGCACGGGGACCACGTTAACGGTGATGATGCTCCTAGAAGACCACCAGAAAATGAAAGAAAGGAGATCAAAAGAGAAGCGACGCCTATTCTAAGGGAGGATGACAAGCAAAATCAACCGATAGATAGGCTAGAGGTGAAAGAGGAACGGAAAGAGGAATCGACGGAAGTGAAAGAATCACCCAAGAAGGAGGATTTCGATCCGTTACCGAGTAGAAAGTCTCCACCGTTATATACTTACTCGAATCAGGAAAAAAGTGCCCCGGAAATAGAATTGAAAGAGGAGAAACCTCCAGCGAACGGTGAAACCGAGGAGCATCGGACGGAGGAGAAACCTGAACCGAAAATCGAAAGGATACCGCTTCAAGCGGAGTTTCCGGACAAGAGTTTACTCGAACAACTTCTCATAGAAATTCCCACGCAAGATTACGCGGGCAGAAGGCCCGAATCTCCCTCGCCGTCCGCTTTAGAAAGAGTAGCTCGGAGTAGTGTCAGGACAAGGTCGAGTAGCAAGATGAATAGTCCTGCGGACGGGCCGAAGACGCCGAGACTTAGTCCCGGGGTCAAAACGGAACGATCAGATTCGCCCGCGAATCAGCCGAGGAATTGTCTAAGAGGAGGATCGGTCGACAAGACTAGTCCGAAAACTCCAGTAGTTCCGACGCCTGTGAAAACCGCGACGGGGGCGAAACGGAAGAGAAGGGAGTCTGAAAGTTCAGGAGCATCGTTAGTTAGCGAAGAAGGCTTGTCACCGGCGGGGAGGCCGAGGAAGAAAGCGAAGAAGTTAGACGGCAAATTACCCGCGCCAGTGGTTCCGGGGAAGACTAAGAAAGATTCGGACAGTGATAGTGATGAGCCATTGATATGTAAAGTGCGCGGGAAGACGTCGAAGCCCATCCGGCCGCCCGTGAAGGTGCCGCCGGCCGCCAAGGGGCTGGAGGGGGTGGGCACGCGGCGCTCGGGGCGCTACGGGGCGCCGCCCGCCGCGCCCCCGCCCGCCGCGCCCCCCTCCGGCGCCCCCGCAGCGCCAGCGGCGCCCGCAGcgcccgccgcgcccgccgcgccgccgccgccgaccAGGAGGAAGACCCGGAGCGCTG TGGTGGAAGGCGTGTTGACAGCGGGCTGcgtgcggcggcggcgggcgtcGCGCGACGGCAAGTGA
- the LOC128679926 gene encoding coiled-coil domain-containing protein 102A: MAQSSHGGSHRRSRDHEGAMRYTNTDWEAKEALYQRELDEARARATQMEKTMRWWSDCTANWREKWSKVRTERNKAREEAKQLKNKVDILTKELATLKSEKNDIDQQLTEVKRDNEKLLSIGESRIVAGELTAEDGIELRRKTGYISPNEPTARQRASLDSHKFSNVDNVLANKLSELRLRLDETCKSLQTEKDQKAFLLAKIETLSMELHSLKTEQHGDRTLGSTESSHSEVERLQNELQDEIAAKQVLEEKIAELKMEIERLKSENTVQWSKRELLETENIAILRENKKLYGQVCELREQIHKLNRISDGSAYGIPFTNDHAKLDSNVLYVRSSTSPRSHESSNSSEMNLAIDAKTNTSGEDDELAIVEVN, from the coding sequence ATGGCACAAAGCTCGCATGGTGGCAGTCACAGACGCAGCAGAGACCATGAGGGCGCGATGCGGTACACAAACACAGACTGGGAGGCCAAAGAGGCCCTCTACCAACGGGAGCTCGATGAGGCCAGAGCAAGAGCGACACAAATGGAGAAGACCATGCGATGGTGGTCAGACTGCACTGCCAATTGGCGAGAAAAATGGAGCAAAGTACGTACTGAACGAAACAAAGCTCGGGAAGAAgcgaaacaattaaaaaacaagGTAGACATACTCACCAAAGAACTAGCTACCTTGAAATCTGAGAAAAATGACATAGACCAACAATTGACTGAAGTGAAGAGAGACAACGAAAAACTTCTAAGCATAGGCGAGAGCAGGATAGTCGCTGGCGAATTAACCGCAGAAGATGGTATTGAATTGAGAAGAAAGACAGGTTATATATCACCGAATGAACCGACAGCTAGACAAAGAGCGTCTCTTGATTCACACAAATTTTCCAATGTTGATAATGTTCTTGCCAATAAACTGTCTGAACTGAGGCTGAGATTGGACGAGACATGCAAGAGTCTACAAACAGAGAAAGATCAGAAAGCGTTCTTATTGGCTAAAATTGAAACATTGTCCATGGAGCTCCATAGTCTTAAGACAGAACAACACGGTGACCGCACTTTGGGGTCAACAGAGTCTAGTCACAGCGAGGTAGAGAGACTACAGAATGAGCTGCAAGACGAGATAGCAGCTAAGCAAGTGTTGGAAGAGAAGATAGCGGAGTTAAAAATGGAGATAGAGAGGCTGAAATCAGAAAATACTGTACAGTGGAGTAAAAGAGAGCTGCTGGAAACTGAAAACATAGCTATATTGAGAGAGAATAAAAAGTTGTACGGTCAAGTTTGTGAACTAAGGGAACAGATACACAAATTGAATAGAATATCTGATGGGAGCGCGTATGGAATCCCTTTTACAAATGATCATGCGAAATTGGACTCCAATGTGTTGTATGTAAGGTCTAGCACGAGCCCACGATCTCACGAGTCGAGTAATTCTTCAGAAATGAATCTCGCCATTGATGCCAAAACTAACACTTCGGGAGAAGATGACGAATTAGCGATAGTTGAAGTgaattag